GTGAGGAGAAACCCTATCATCGCTCGGAGTTCTCTGCACAAAAAAGGTTCCTGCTGGGAACAGCCGGTCGCCTCGATGCCGTGGGAGAGGTGACGAAGATATGGAACGGGGTGCCCTTCCCATTGTTGGTCTATCCCAACCAGCGACAGCGCCACCACATAGAGAACAACGCATTCTTCCTCAACCGTGCCCTCGAGTTCATGGCCGATGAACAGGTCACCCTTCGTACCACCTTTGTGGGTGAGAATCTGTTGCTCGCAAGAGTACCCTTCCTCGACAGGCTGGGACTCCGTGAGTTGCTCTCGCTAAGAGCTTCCTACGGACGGCTGAGCGACAAAAATGACCCTGAACGTACACAGGAACTATACAGGTTTCCCGCAATATCGCATCGTTATGGTTCCGTCCCATACATGGAGGGAACCATCGGCATCACCAATATTCTGGGACTGTTGCGTGTGGAGTATGTGCACCGCTTTACCTACCGTGATCACCCTGAAGCACTGCTTGGCAAGGTGAGGGTAGATGTAACCCTGTAATGCAGTATCAAACTAATCATTTGCAGACACGCATGAGTATCCGGGTCAACAACATCAGAAGAAATGTTGGTTCCATCTGGAGCAACCTGTTCTGGAAGAACCCGCCCCATCTCTGGGCGCTGAAAGTTTCTCTTTCCATTGCCTTCCTGCTGCTCCCGGCAGAGTTGCTTCTGCACAACTCCTTTGTAGGCACCACGCTCGCCCTGGGTGTCGTGGCCATGGCCCTGGGCGAGACCGACGTCCACCCACGGGGCAGGATGAAGTCGGCTGGCATCGCACTGCTGCTCTTCCTGCTCACCAGTGTCATCACAGAGTTCACCCTCCCTTATCCTGCACTCTTTACCATCGTGCTGGGCATCATGGCGTTTGTCCTGGTGCTGGTCGGTGGCATCGACTCCCGTTTACAAGGAGTCACTTTCGGAGCCTTGCTGATCCTTGTCTACACCATGCTGGGTGCTGGCAACAGCGACAGTTGGTTTCACCAGCCGCTGCTTCTCACCGCCGGGGCACTCTGCTATTCGGTGGTCTCAATCCTGTTGCTCTATCATCGTCCCTACCGGTTGTTGAACGATCATCTCTCCTACGGCTTCCGCTACCTGGCGGAGTATATCGAACTGAAAGCAAGTCTCTTCCCCAGCAACCCCACGATGCAGCGTTCCATCCGCACCCAGCTGGCACAAAAGAACACCCGTCTGGCACAGCAGATTGAGGTTTGTAAGAATGATCTTTACAGCTATTCTGAAGAGAGCAGCCCCGAAACACAACCGCTGTTGAGCGATTATTACAGGAAGTGGTTCCTGCTGCAGGAGATGCAGGAGCGGGCCATCTCCAGCCACGAGCAGTATGACCTGCTGTCGGAGCAGGTGAAGAACAACGAGCTGATTGAGGGCTTCGGACAGTTGATGCGGGAACTGGCAAAAGCGATTGCTCAATATGCGGAATCAATAATTAGTGGGGAAGCATACCGCCATCCGCTGTCGTTGCGGTGGACCGTCACGGCCATGCAGCGGATGCTGGAGGATGACAAGGATGAATCGCATTATCTGACACTCTCCCTGCTGATGCGTAACCTTACCGGACTGGAAAAGAGCCTACGGGAGGATCCGGGGACGGTTTCCCCAACCGATCTTTCCGCTTTCTACAACCGCAAACCTGAGAGAAAAGGGCTGCGGGAGCTCTTCACACCCACCCACCCGCGCTTTCGGTTTGCCGTACGGCTCACCCTCGGGTGGCTGCTGGGCTATGGGATGA
This genomic window from Dysgonomonadaceae bacterium zrk40 contains:
- a CDS encoding FUSC family protein, with protein sequence MQYQTNHLQTRMSIRVNNIRRNVGSIWSNLFWKNPPHLWALKVSLSIAFLLLPAELLLHNSFVGTTLALGVVAMALGETDVHPRGRMKSAGIALLLFLLTSVITEFTLPYPALFTIVLGIMAFVLVLVGGIDSRLQGVTFGALLILVYTMLGAGNSDSWFHQPLLLTAGALCYSVVSILLLYHRPYRLLNDHLSYGFRYLAEYIELKASLFPSNPTMQRSIRTQLAQKNTRLAQQIEVCKNDLYSYSEESSPETQPLLSDYYRKWFLLQEMQERAISSHEQYDLLSEQVKNNELIEGFGQLMRELAKAIAQYAESIISGEAYRHPLSLRWTVTAMQRMLEDDKDESHYLTLSLLMRNLTGLEKSLREDPGTVSPTDLSAFYNRKPERKGLRELFTPTHPRFRFAVRLTLGWLLGYGMMQLLHFEKGAWILLTSLIVFQQTYSATRMRLFHRVLGTLLGVILGVTLAQLLPTQAGHILLLLGSIYTFFYWLRNNYTIAAIFITTFVLAVFNLLTSQGVEVMLPRIIDTLIGGAIAYLVVRFVWPDWQYKQLPTLLHTAVVKNKRYFESIYDGSVSEEEYQHNRRTAYNADNALTSAWKGMRLEPKHTRLYQERAFNLTNLNHALLSYISAFGVHKHTEDLTAQERSFCHNVSRVLHHASDLLTGNVDQTEMEALLQEANCWEERIEELQQDKANRRAGLIYNIAHVSRELMIETKSIVKEEK